In one Culex quinquefasciatus strain JHB chromosome 2, VPISU_Cqui_1.0_pri_paternal, whole genome shotgun sequence genomic region, the following are encoded:
- the LOC119765988 gene encoding uncharacterized protein LOC119765988 yields the protein MPPKKVASTVKKGAEKVVEKPTGKKKPAVVESPTANSGGKKKVDGTARSSSAQTGAAGSQTSEAGSQTCALLEEGEGSQSCVTAITAVPEQAPVEEGKFVFLEVCDYEKPFPKHALELGKALHAAGFIRSKELTKVGRFRYKVELHEAKDRLDLSRINLSSLNLKLFTPTAKKQMICFIRGVPLDFSEDEIQEIQCEAQVVKVERIKRRGEGEELVDTPNLKVTVQGTAVPRMVRIFGVSFRAEQYIFPVKQCRTCWRFGHSSKVCFGNPRCQACGRVHVTAGECKEKVCCRNCRGNHEASDKNCPERKRRADIFRTMAKKNVPYAEAEKDHPKESNRFGLLEEDDGTGEGTSGSGFSYAKVARQRRADRRNSAETGASEEEWVPNQRERNRMPADSATAMGSQFEGNTYRATDFEAFMAQMRILFRNQLQSFGWLGPIKNLRNKLVDRLKQDRTDIETDQILIGVRKEGWGGVGVLLKSEAEYKQLEFAEYTHVEVVGVEVLSYGDPVKLVSIYVPPGRLPVQQVRTELTDLFGELNQLTGKVVIGGDFNAHHPEWSPLSKSCPRGAHLSELIADSKFCLMNKGESTTIALPDERDSAIDLTLVSANLAPKVSWRVQDEEFGSKHLAIWIDINSAIPVAEITTKRISEERFLEFFRGITPQYIYDPKKCKMNKKANFLKPWWTEEIDKLYERKKAALKIYNQVKSRSNYILLQKERAIFKGHARRAKREYNLELSEKIDEGTPARQLWNIVRGIDTALTDNCRKRTSISLEKGKQFMSYYYDNKLQEVPLPIAIADPEMELFDAPLSVDELLENLHKKKSYSAPGVNRISYKLLQKMDFNFQVKICEMLSKVYQAKVLPDTWRLTEVRPIPKKGADPDRPNSRRPIALMNVELKLINAVVKDRLNQIAEAKKIIPDRSFGFRKRMSSTTCVNYVVNAIKEVQDSGREVMVAFLDVSMAYDSVRTDLLLETLARYKVPQQILTWLHEYLRKRTITLNTTEGEITVEVSEGLPQGCPAAPTCFNYYTAPLHELSNERCELVQYADDFAVIASGRSVEEAAENLASFLNVLVDKLGELNLRVSSQKSAVIPFTRKRVDHIKIKVKGNLIEMVNTHMYLGYTLDRVLSHRKHIMNVRHKASEKLGLVKMLARKSGRAHPATIIKIGNAIIRSRMEYGCTIYGNAAKTNLSKLQTLQNSYIRIAMNYLRSTPIQIILADSGQIPMCLRFEALAKRELVRSVYFRTPLLKFISSSLDKEIPNGSYITEIADKHADLVYLVHPSDKNRAREMYLSAGVEFEHIVRPELGGKSDKKEKINPAVWRAVCAEELNNRYKYFVKIYTDASKTSTGTAIAVYDQQDEEILAEKINDNSCISNAELLGLLKALEMIKRKKYKKAVILTDSRSACLLLLNKKNLEENYVAWEIYKELKSAAGQNIKIQWIPSHCGIPGNETADLAAKQKTVGPQTFPTGITLGDCIILSKKEIWCEWTAKYKEESKEKGKWHYVFQKNPGRQIWTSNLNLNPEQIRILNRVRSGHTLTKERRKLWALEEDELCEFCEEVENLKHVLYDCPKYNNIRSKYNALEYMKPLAQIFEEDCEQSMKEVVRFIKEANIQV from the exons ATGCCTCCAAAGAAGGTTGCAAGTACGGTGAAAAAAGGAGCGGAGAAGGTGGTGGAGAAACCTACAGGGAAGAAAAAACCAGCGGTTGTTGAAAGTCCGACAGCAAACTCGGGCGGAAAGAAGAAGGTGGATGGGACGGCTCGGTCCAGTTCGGCTCAGACAGGAGCAGCGGGTTCTCAAACAAGCGAAGCGGGTTCACAGACGTGTGCGTTGCTGGAAGAAGGAGAGGGATCTCAGTCATGCGTGACGGCGATTACGGCGGTACCGGAACAAGCCCCGGTGGAAGAAGGGAAGTTTGTGTTCCTGGAGGTGTGCGACTACGAGAAGCCCTTTCCGAAGCATGCGCTGGAGCTGGGAAAAGCTTTGCACGCCGCGGGATTTATCAGGAGCAAGGAGCTGACGAAGGTTGGAAGGTTCCGGTACAAGGTCGAGCTGCACGAAGCCAAAGACCGGCTGGACCTGTCAAGAATCAACCTGTCCTCCCTCAATCTGAAACTTTTCACACCAACAGCAAAGAAGCAGATGATATGTTTCATCCGAGGAGTTCCGTTGGATTTCTCCGAAGACGAAATCCAGGAGATTCAGTGTGAGGCACAGGTTGTCAAGGTCGAACGCATCAAGCGTAGAGGAGAGGGGGAAGAGCTGGTGGACACACCCAACCTCAAGGTAACGGTGCAAGGAACCGCCGTACCGAGAATGGTCCGAATCTTCGGAGTCAGTTTCAGAGCGGAGCAGTATATTTTTCCCGTCAAGCAATGCAGAACATGCTGGAGGTTCGGGCATTCGAGCAAAGTGTGTTTCGGGAATCCCAGATGTCAAGCTTGCGGCAGGGTTCATGTCACGGCCGGAGAATGCAAGGAGAAGGTCTGCTGCAGAAACTGTCGGGGTAACCATGAAGCCTCGGATAAGAACTGTCCGGAACGCAAACGACGAGCAGACATCTTCAGGACAATGGCGAAGAAAAACGTTCCGTACGCAGAAGCGGAGAAGGATCATCCCAAAGAGTCCAACAGATTTGGTCTGCTGGAGGAGGATGATGGCACAGGAGAGGGAACTTCCGGTTCTGGTTTCAGCTACGCGAAAGTGGCAAGGCAACGGCGGGCAGACAGGAGAAATAGTGCTGAAACGGGTGCGTCGGAGGAGGAGTGGGTGCCAAACCAACGGGAGAGGAATCGCATGCCTGCAGATTCGGCGACCGCGATGGGCTCGCAATTCGAAGGAAATACCTACAGGGCTACGGACTTCGAGGCGTTCATGGCACAAATGCGGATCCTCTTTCGTAACCAGCTACAAAGTTTCGGGTGGCTGGGCCCAATCAAGAACCTTCGGAACAAACTTGTAGATCGCCTGAAGCAGGACCGGACGGACATCGAAACAGATCAAATTCTGATTGGAGT ACGGAAAGAAGGGTGGGGCGGTGTAGGAGTGCTGCTCAAAAGCGAAGCGGAGTACAAACAGCTAGAATTCGCCGAGTACACCCACGTGGAGGTCGTGGGCGTGGAGGTTTTGTCTTACGGGGATCCTGTCAAGCTGGTCTCCATCTATGTCCCTCCGGGAAGGCTCCCGGTTCAGCAGGTAAGAACAGAGCTGACGGACCTCTTCGGGGAACTAAACCAGCTCACAGGAAAAGTTGTAATCGGTGGAGACTTCAACGCACATCACCCGGAATGGAGTCCGCTTTCCAAGTCCTGTCCCAGAGGTGCCCATTTGAGTGAGCTGATCGCGGACTCCAAGTTCTGTCTGATGAACAAAGGAGAATCAACGACCATCGCCCTACCTGATGAACGAGACTCGGCCATTGACCTGACCTTGGTATCTGCGAACCTAGCTCCGAAGGTCAGCTGGAGAGTTCAGGACGAAGAATTTGGAAGCAAACACCTGGCGATCTGGATAGACATCAATTCAGCGATACCTGTAGCGGAAATCACAACAAAAAGGATCAGCGAGGAAAGGTTTTTAGAGTTCTTCAGAGGAATCACGCCGCAGTACATCTACGACCCCAAGAAATGCAAGAT GAACAAGAAAGCGAACTTCCTTAAGCCGTGGTGGACGGAAGAAATTGACAAGCTGTACGAAAGGAAGAAGGCCGCGCTCAAAATATACAACCAGGTCAAGTCTAGGTCGAACTACATTCTCCTCCAAAAGGAACGGGCCATCTTCAAGGGACATGCCAGACGGGCGAAGAGGGAGTATAATCTGGAACTGTCCGAGAAGATCGACGAAGGGACTCCGGCGAGGCAGCTCTGGAACATTGTTCGGGGCATAGACACCGCCCTAACTGATAACTGCCGCAAGCGGACATCCATCTCACTGGAGAAAGGTAAACAGTTCATGAGCTACTACTACGACAACAAACTCCAGGAGGTCCCTCTCCCGATCGCGATCGCGGATCCAGAAATGGAACTCTTCGATGCCCCGCTTTCGGTCGATGAACTGCTCGAAAACCTACACAAGAAAAAATCGTATTCCGCACCTGGTGTTAACCGGATCTCGTACAAACTGCTGCAAAAAATGGACTTCAACTTCCAAGTGAAAATCTGTGAGATGCTGTCCAAGGTATACCAGGCGAAGGTGTTGCCCGACACATGGAGGCTGACGGAAGTCAGACCGATTCCGAAGAAGGGTGCGGATCCGGACAGGCCAAACTCCAGAAGACCGATAGCGCTGATGAACGTGGAGCTCAAGCTGATCAACGCCGTAGTGAAGGATCGTCTCAACCAAATTGCTGAGGCCAAGAAGATCATCCCGGATCGCTCTTTCGGATTCAGGAAACGGATGTCATCTACTACATGCGTCAACTACGTGGTGAACGCGATCAAAGAGGTGCAGGATAGCGGGCGGGAGGTGATGGTTGCATTCTTGGACGTAAGCATGGCCTATGACTCTGTAAGAACCGATCTGCTGCTGGAGACGCTAGCCCGCTATAAAGTCCCGCAGCAGATTCTGACGTGGCTACACGAGTATCTACGGAAAAGGACCATCACACTCAACACGACTGAGGGGGAAATCACGGTAGAGGTTAGTGAAGGGCTGCCCCAAGGATGTCCAGCAGCGCCAACTTGTTTCAACTACTATACGGCACCGCTTCACGAACTCTCCAACGAGCGATGTGAACTGGTTCAGTACGCGGATGACTTTGCGGTGATCGCCTCCGGTCGTTCCGTGGAAGAAGCCGCAGAAAATCTCGCGTCCTTTCTCAACGTGCTGGTCGACAAACTTGGTGAGCTGAATCTACGAGTGAGTAGCCAGAAATCAGCGGTAATCCCATTTACTAGGAAAAGAGTGGACCACATCAAGATCAAAGTAAAAGGGAACTTGATTGAGATGGTCAACACTCACATGTACTTAGGGTACACGCTGGATCGAGTGCTGAGCCACAGAAAGCACATCATGAACGTGAGGCACAAAGCGAGTGAGAAGCTCGGTCTAGTCAAGATGCTGGCCAGGAAGTCTGGACGTGCACATCCAGCCACGATCATCAAAATTGGGAATGCTATTATCCGTAGCAGGATGGAATACGGATGTACAATATACGGAAACGCCGCCAAGACGAACCTCTCGAAGCTCCAAACACTACAAAACTCCTACATCCGGATTGCCATGAACTATCTACGCAGCACACCAATCCAGATCATCTTGGCAGACAGCGGGCAAATCCCTATGTGTCTGAGGTTTGAGGCGCTGGCAAAGAGGGAGCTCGTACGCAGTGTGTACTTTAGAACACCGTTGTTGAAGTTCATAAGCAGCTCGCTGGACAAGGAAATCCCGAACGGCTCATACATCACCGAGATCGCGGACAAGCATGCGGACCTGGTGTACTTGGTGCACCCCTCGGACAAGAACCGAGCGCGGGAAATGTACCTATCTGCAGgtgttgagtttgagcacatcGTCAGACCGGAACTGGGAGGGAAAAGCGATAAGAAGGAAAAGATCAATCCTGCGGTTTGGAGAGCAGTTTGTGCAGAGGAGTTGAACAACCGATACAAATATTTCGTAAAAATATACACGGACGCTTCAAAAACATCGACGGGGACAGCAATAGCAGTTTACGACCAACAAGATGAAGAGATCCTAGCAGAAAAGATTAACGACAACTCGTGCATCTCCAACGCGGAACTTCTGGGGCTTCTCAAGGCCTTGGAAATGATTAAGAGAAAGAAGTACAAGAAAGCGGTGATCCTCACCGACAGCCGAAGTGCCTGCCTGCTTCTGCTGAACAAGAAGAACCTCGAGGAGAATTACGTGGCCTGGGAAATCTACAAAGAACTCAAAAGTGCAGCAggacaaaacattaaaatccaATGGATTCCAAGTCACTGCGGCATACCTGGAAACGAAACAGCTGACTTggcagcaaaacaaaaaacggTAGGCCCACAAACATTCCCAACCGGGATCACACTTGGAGACTGTATCATCCTGAGCAAAAAGGAAATCTGGTGCGAATGGACAGCGAAGTACAAAGAAGAGTCAAAAGAAAAGGGAAAATGGCACTACGTATTCCAGAAGAACCCTGGACGTCAAATTTGGACCAGCAACCTGAACCTAAACCCGGAACAAATAAGGATCCTCAACCGAGTCAGGAGCGGCCACACACTCACCAAGGAAAGAAGGAAGCTGTGGGCTCTGGAAGAAGACGAACTCTGCGAATTCTGCGAGGAAGTAGAAAATCTGAAGCATGTGCTGTACGATTGCCCCAAGTACAACAACATAAGATCAAAATACAACGCGCTGGAATACATGAAACCACTTGCACAAATCTTCGAAGAAGACTGTGAGCAAAGCATGAAAGAAGTAGTGAGATTCATCAAAGAAGCCAACATCCAAGTCTGA